The Cellulomonas fulva genome includes a window with the following:
- a CDS encoding DUF3151 domain-containing protein, which translates to MSHENLLGGPAPTLLPAEGPDADARSVLADGSSYRDAVRVAPSASLVWALLAEEALRDTGDPVAAYAYARTGYHRGLDALRRAGWRGQGPVPADHAPNQGFLRSLLALAEAAEAIGEQDEAQRCEQFLADSGTSPEEVSALR; encoded by the coding sequence ATGAGCCACGAGAACCTGCTCGGTGGGCCGGCGCCCACGCTGCTGCCCGCCGAGGGCCCCGATGCCGACGCGCGCTCCGTCCTGGCGGACGGCTCGTCGTACCGTGACGCCGTGCGCGTGGCGCCCAGCGCCTCGCTGGTCTGGGCGCTGCTCGCCGAGGAGGCGCTGCGGGACACCGGTGACCCGGTGGCCGCGTACGCCTACGCGCGCACCGGGTACCACCGCGGCCTCGACGCGCTGCGGCGCGCGGGCTGGCGCGGGCAGGGCCCCGTCCCGGCGGACCACGCCCCGAACCAGGGGTTCCTGCGCTCGCTGCTGGCGCTCGCGGAGGCCGCCGAGGCGATCGGCGAGCAGGACGAGGCCCAGCGCTGCGAGCAGTTCCTGGCGGACTCGGGGACGTCCCCGGAGGAGGTCTCGGCGCTCCGCTGA
- a CDS encoding STAS domain-containing protein has protein sequence MIEISTSPTSTTLVISGDLDLAERDQFPEVAARVVGLRRQLVVIDMCRVTFMDSTGAAFLIALADSARKRGGAAALRGANPRDLFVLEVCGALDLFRIDPEHRCEDAVPQTDFSAPAAN, from the coding sequence ATGATCGAGATCTCCACGTCGCCGACGAGCACGACGCTCGTGATCAGCGGCGACCTCGACCTCGCGGAGCGGGACCAGTTCCCCGAGGTCGCCGCGCGCGTGGTCGGGCTGCGGCGCCAGCTCGTCGTCATCGACATGTGCCGCGTGACGTTCATGGACTCGACGGGCGCGGCCTTCCTCATCGCGCTGGCCGACTCCGCCCGCAAGCGGGGCGGCGCGGCCGCGCTGCGCGGGGCGAACCCGCGGGACCTGTTCGTGCTCGAGGTCTGCGGCGCGCTCGACCTGTTCCGCATCGACCCGGAGCACCGGTGCGAGGACGCGGTGCCGCAGACGGACTTCTCGGCCCCGGCCGCGAACTGA
- a CDS encoding winged helix-turn-helix domain-containing protein produces MAERKTPVDGLHHPLGTEALKAFAHPLRIAMYRWLSAHGSGTASQVARALGESTGQTSYHLRQLERHGLIEDDPNAPTGGRERWWRPIGFSLDSRHLEDPASRLAAETALRAVIEERAETLQAWFASIESAAPWDESALHTASSSDLTLDEAAELGRELQEVLDRHTDAAKARKDAGERDGRRRVRVYLDVFPLPVDD; encoded by the coding sequence ATGGCCGAGCGCAAGACCCCCGTCGACGGGCTGCACCACCCCCTGGGCACCGAGGCGCTCAAGGCGTTCGCGCACCCGCTCCGGATCGCGATGTACCGGTGGCTGTCCGCGCACGGCTCGGGCACCGCGAGCCAGGTCGCGCGCGCCCTGGGGGAGAGCACGGGCCAGACGAGCTACCACCTGCGGCAGCTCGAGCGGCACGGCCTGATCGAGGACGACCCGAACGCTCCGACGGGCGGGCGCGAGCGCTGGTGGCGGCCGATCGGCTTCAGCCTCGACAGCCGGCACCTCGAGGACCCGGCGTCGCGGCTCGCCGCGGAGACGGCGCTGCGCGCCGTGATCGAGGAGCGCGCCGAGACGCTGCAGGCGTGGTTCGCCTCGATCGAGTCCGCGGCGCCGTGGGACGAGTCCGCGCTGCACACCGCGTCCTCGTCGGACCTGACGCTCGACGAGGCCGCGGAGCTCGGCCGCGAGCTCCAGGAGGTGCTCGACCGGCACACGGACGCGGCCAAGGCACGCAAGGACGCGGGCGAGCGGGACGGCCGCCGCCGCGTGCGGGTCTACCTCGACGTGTTCCCGCTGCCGGTCGACGACTGA
- a CDS encoding SpoIIE family protein phosphatase, translating into MVVNTPGPTNVPELIDEATATAGLPAHDAVLAEAMRHTLVPFALLDGGTLEVVWANDAFARMTGYDASGARAHQHDLVPAGVRRHDELTAAREAIRAGRATSATLTLRRADGTLFPCQVHVSPIAGGPAREDAPVATWVAAFHDLTEQTSHDAEQAALMESERRERRCLGIIAQVSDLLMDVTDMATPLHEVATLLRRSVVGGAAFYVNDGGLRTPDELDGRRPPSGRGSRHGESRRPDGGDEAAVERDAVQALLDGDRDRPVEVDVRGDYPRGSASYWLAAQAGVDDLGDLTDGRVVVYPVPGRRRVIGVLVVVGRYGGGLTGLETSTRTVVELTARRVGLTLDNARLYDREHRLAETLQRAMLPQQAEVDGLDVWTYYAPNSENAQVGGDWYDVLQIDPDVVGIVIGDVVGHDVEAAAAMGQLRSVVRSYAFDVTTPGPVLERVDQLVAGMRIPRSAGLVLSTLRRDGGGWSLEYSRAGHLPALHARGGHVDQLSGAGGPLIGFGSGARATETVRLEPGDVLVYYTDGLIERRDRDLREGLQALCGIVGAVTARDSAGIGEELLSRLADHPEDDVAVVVVRVPDPRDAAERGRSPRRRRWSLPSEAASVGRARHAVVRTCHAWDMPDASNAELVVSELVANAVLHGYGHVSLQLYDTGDGLRIEVEDGNSAPPVTTDGHPGRVGGFGMQIVERLADWGWRQSSRGKVVWAKVRPGALPSSAR; encoded by the coding sequence GTGGTGGTCAACACCCCGGGGCCGACGAATGTGCCCGAGCTGATCGACGAGGCCACCGCGACCGCCGGTCTGCCGGCCCACGACGCCGTGCTGGCGGAGGCGATGCGGCACACCCTGGTGCCGTTCGCGCTGCTCGACGGCGGGACGCTCGAGGTCGTCTGGGCGAACGACGCGTTCGCGCGCATGACCGGGTACGACGCGTCGGGCGCGCGGGCCCACCAGCACGACCTGGTCCCGGCCGGGGTGCGCCGGCACGACGAGCTCACGGCCGCACGCGAGGCCATCCGCGCGGGCCGCGCCACCTCTGCGACCCTGACGCTGCGGCGCGCGGACGGCACGCTCTTCCCCTGCCAGGTGCACGTCTCGCCGATCGCCGGCGGCCCGGCCCGCGAGGACGCACCGGTCGCGACCTGGGTGGCGGCGTTCCACGACCTCACCGAGCAGACCTCGCACGACGCCGAGCAGGCCGCGCTCATGGAGTCGGAGCGCCGGGAGCGGCGCTGCCTCGGGATCATCGCGCAGGTCTCGGACCTGCTGATGGACGTCACGGACATGGCGACGCCGCTGCACGAGGTCGCGACGCTCCTGCGGCGCTCGGTCGTCGGCGGCGCGGCGTTCTACGTGAACGACGGGGGCCTGCGGACGCCCGACGAGCTCGACGGGCGCCGTCCGCCGTCAGGCCGCGGGAGCCGGCACGGCGAGTCCCGTCGGCCCGACGGCGGCGACGAGGCCGCGGTCGAGCGCGACGCGGTGCAGGCGCTGCTCGACGGCGACCGGGACCGGCCCGTCGAGGTGGACGTGCGCGGCGACTACCCGCGCGGCTCGGCGTCGTACTGGCTCGCCGCCCAGGCGGGCGTGGACGACCTCGGGGACCTCACCGACGGGCGGGTCGTCGTCTACCCGGTCCCCGGCCGGCGCCGCGTGATCGGCGTGCTCGTCGTCGTGGGCCGCTACGGCGGGGGCCTGACCGGCCTGGAGACCTCCACCCGCACGGTCGTCGAGCTCACGGCGCGTCGCGTGGGCCTGACGCTCGACAACGCGCGGCTGTACGACCGTGAGCACCGGCTCGCGGAGACGCTGCAGCGCGCGATGCTCCCGCAGCAGGCCGAGGTCGACGGGCTCGACGTGTGGACCTACTACGCGCCCAACTCCGAGAACGCCCAGGTCGGCGGCGACTGGTACGACGTGCTGCAGATCGACCCGGACGTGGTCGGGATCGTGATCGGCGACGTCGTCGGGCACGACGTCGAGGCGGCCGCCGCCATGGGGCAGCTGCGCTCGGTGGTCCGCTCCTACGCGTTCGACGTGACGACGCCCGGACCCGTGCTCGAGCGCGTCGACCAGCTCGTCGCCGGCATGCGGATCCCGCGGTCGGCGGGTCTGGTGCTGTCCACGCTGCGGCGCGACGGCGGCGGCTGGTCGCTCGAGTACTCGCGCGCGGGGCACCTGCCGGCGCTGCATGCCCGGGGCGGGCACGTCGACCAGCTGTCCGGCGCCGGCGGCCCGCTGATCGGGTTCGGCAGCGGCGCGCGTGCCACCGAGACGGTGCGGCTCGAGCCTGGCGACGTCCTGGTGTACTACACCGACGGCCTGATCGAGCGGCGCGACCGCGACCTGCGCGAGGGCCTGCAGGCGCTGTGCGGCATCGTCGGCGCGGTCACGGCGCGGGACTCGGCGGGCATCGGCGAGGAGCTGCTGTCCCGGCTCGCCGACCACCCCGAGGACGACGTCGCGGTCGTCGTCGTGCGCGTCCCGGACCCGCGCGACGCCGCCGAGCGCGGGCGCAGCCCTCGTCGTCGGCGCTGGTCCCTGCCCAGCGAGGCCGCGTCGGTCGGCCGCGCCCGGCACGCGGTGGTCCGCACGTGCCACGCGTGGGACATGCCCGACGCCTCCAACGCCGAGCTCGTCGTCTCCGAGCTCGTCGCGAACGCGGTGCTGCACGGCTACGGCCACGTGTCGCTGCAGCTCTACGACACGGGCGACGGGCTGCGCATCGAGGTGGAGGACGGAAACTCGGCTCCGCCCGTGACGACCGACGGGCACCCGGGCCGCGTGGGCGGGTTCGGCATGCAGATCGTCGAGCGGCTGGCCGACTGGGGCTGGCGGCAGTCCAGCCGCGGCAAGGTCGTCTGGGCCAAGGTGCGGCCGGGCGCGCTGCCTTCCTCCGCGCGCTGA
- the purD gene encoding phosphoribosylamine--glycine ligase, whose amino-acid sequence MKILVVGTGAREHAIVRALSLDPSVTGLHAAPGNPGIGTLATLHAVDQLDGLAVAELARGLGVDLVVVGPEAPLVAGVADAVRAIGIPVFGPSGAAARLEGSKAFAKEVMREADVPTAEPRLVTRVEDIAAALDAFGAPYVVKEDGLAAGKGVVVTEDRAIAYDHARACLAKDGGAVVVEEYLDGPEVSLFVLSDGTDVVPLVPAQDFKRLLDGDHGPNTGGMGAYTPLPWAPDGLVAEVLETVARPTVAQMARRGTPFVGVLYCGLALTSRGLRVVEFNARFGDPETQVVLARLRTPLAGVLLATATGALAALPPLDWSDDAAVTVVVSSSGYPVQQRTGDPIHGLDRAEGVPDAHVLHAGTALDAAGHVVSAGGRVLSVVGTGPDLTAARAAAYAGVAEIELADSHHRTDIAASAVAP is encoded by the coding sequence GTGAAGATCCTCGTCGTCGGTACCGGAGCCCGTGAGCACGCGATCGTCCGGGCGCTCTCGCTCGACCCGTCCGTCACCGGGCTGCACGCCGCACCGGGGAACCCCGGCATCGGGACGCTCGCGACGCTGCACGCGGTGGACCAGCTCGACGGGCTCGCGGTCGCGGAGCTCGCCCGCGGGCTCGGGGTGGACCTCGTCGTCGTCGGACCCGAGGCCCCGCTCGTCGCGGGCGTCGCGGACGCGGTCCGGGCGATCGGGATCCCCGTGTTCGGGCCGTCCGGCGCCGCGGCGCGGCTCGAGGGCTCGAAGGCCTTCGCCAAGGAGGTCATGCGGGAAGCGGACGTCCCGACGGCCGAGCCCCGGCTGGTCACGAGGGTCGAGGACATCGCCGCGGCGCTCGACGCGTTCGGCGCGCCCTACGTGGTCAAGGAGGACGGCCTGGCCGCCGGCAAGGGCGTCGTCGTCACCGAGGACCGGGCGATCGCGTACGACCACGCGCGCGCCTGCCTGGCCAAGGACGGCGGCGCGGTCGTCGTGGAGGAGTACCTCGACGGGCCCGAGGTCTCGCTGTTCGTGCTGTCCGACGGTACCGACGTGGTGCCCCTGGTCCCCGCGCAGGACTTCAAGCGCCTGCTGGACGGCGACCACGGGCCCAACACCGGCGGCATGGGCGCCTACACGCCGCTGCCGTGGGCGCCGGACGGCCTCGTCGCGGAGGTCCTCGAGACCGTCGCGCGGCCCACGGTGGCGCAGATGGCTCGTCGGGGGACGCCGTTCGTGGGCGTGCTCTACTGCGGCCTGGCGCTGACCTCGCGCGGGCTGCGCGTCGTCGAGTTCAACGCGCGGTTCGGCGACCCGGAGACCCAGGTGGTGCTCGCGCGGCTGCGCACGCCGCTCGCCGGCGTGCTGCTCGCCACCGCCACCGGCGCGCTCGCCGCGCTGCCGCCGCTCGACTGGTCCGACGACGCGGCGGTCACGGTCGTCGTCTCGTCGTCCGGCTACCCGGTCCAGCAGCGGACGGGCGACCCGATCCACGGGCTCGACCGTGCGGAGGGGGTGCCGGACGCGCACGTGCTGCACGCCGGTACGGCGCTCGACGCAGCGGGCCACGTGGTGAGTGCGGGCGGGCGCGTGCTCTCGGTCGTCGGGACCGGTCCGGACCTGACCGCGGCCCGTGCGGCCGCGTACGCCGGTGTCGCCGAGATCGAGCTCGCGGACAGCCACCACCGGACCGACATCGCCGCTTCCGCCGTCGCGCCGTAG
- a CDS encoding adenylosuccinate synthase, giving the protein MPAVVVLGVQWGDEGKGKATDQLGSRIDYVVKFNGGNNAGHTVVVGGEKYALHLLPSGILSPGVVPVIGNGVVIDIEVLFSEIDALEARGVDTSRLLVSSAAHVIAPYNRTVDKVTERFLGKRRIGTTGRGIGPTYADKINRVGVRIQDLFDEGILRQKVEGALDQKNHLLVKVYNRRAITVDETVEDLLQYAERLRPYVADTPLELNRALDAGKTLVFEAGQATMLDIDHGTYPFVTSSSATAGGACTGSGVGPTRIDRVVGVAKAYTTRVGEGPFPTELLDADGEWLRQTGGEFGTTTGRPRRTGWYDSVVSRYAARVNGLTDIVLTKLDVLTGREQIPVCVAYEVGGRRFDEMPDDQSDFHHATPVYEYLPGWSEDISGAREWDDLPVNAQRYLDHLEQVSGTRISAIGVGPGREATIIKHDLLD; this is encoded by the coding sequence ATGCCCGCCGTCGTGGTGCTCGGCGTCCAGTGGGGCGACGAGGGCAAGGGCAAGGCGACCGACCAGCTCGGATCGCGCATCGACTACGTCGTGAAGTTCAACGGCGGCAACAACGCCGGCCACACGGTCGTCGTCGGCGGCGAGAAGTACGCGCTGCACCTGCTGCCGTCGGGCATCCTGTCGCCCGGCGTCGTCCCCGTCATCGGCAACGGCGTCGTGATCGACATCGAGGTCCTCTTCTCGGAGATCGACGCGCTCGAGGCCCGCGGGGTGGACACCTCGCGCCTGCTCGTCTCCTCCGCGGCGCACGTCATCGCGCCGTACAACCGCACCGTGGACAAGGTGACGGAGCGCTTCCTCGGCAAGCGCCGGATCGGCACCACGGGCCGCGGCATCGGCCCCACGTACGCGGACAAGATCAACCGCGTCGGCGTGCGCATCCAGGACCTGTTCGACGAGGGGATCCTGCGGCAGAAGGTCGAGGGCGCGCTCGACCAGAAGAACCACCTGCTGGTGAAGGTCTACAACCGCCGCGCGATCACGGTCGACGAGACGGTCGAGGACCTCCTGCAGTACGCCGAGCGGCTGCGCCCGTACGTCGCGGACACGCCCCTCGAGCTCAACCGCGCGCTCGACGCGGGCAAGACGCTGGTGTTCGAGGCGGGTCAGGCCACGATGCTGGACATCGACCACGGCACCTACCCGTTCGTCACCTCGTCGTCGGCCACCGCCGGCGGCGCGTGCACCGGCTCGGGCGTGGGGCCCACGCGGATCGACCGCGTCGTGGGCGTCGCCAAGGCGTACACCACGCGCGTCGGCGAGGGCCCGTTCCCCACCGAGCTGCTGGACGCGGACGGCGAGTGGCTGCGCCAGACCGGCGGCGAGTTCGGCACCACCACGGGGCGTCCTCGTCGGACCGGCTGGTACGACTCGGTGGTCTCCCGGTACGCCGCGCGCGTCAACGGGCTCACGGACATCGTGCTCACCAAGCTGGACGTCCTGACGGGCCGCGAGCAGATCCCGGTGTGCGTGGCCTACGAGGTCGGTGGCCGCCGGTTCGACGAGATGCCCGACGACCAGAGCGACTTCCACCACGCGACGCCCGTGTACGAGTACCTGCCCGGCTGGAGCGAGGACATCTCGGGCGCGCGGGAGTGGGACGACCTGCCGGTCAACGCGCAGCGCTACCTCGACCACCTCGAGCAGGTGTCCGGGACGCGCATCAGCGCGATCGGCGTCGGCCCGGGGCGCGAGGCGACGATCATCAAGCACGACCTCCTCGACTGA
- a CDS encoding STAS domain-containing protein, whose protein sequence is MRDGNSTSGTEPAHRPADPARGEGEPGGVHVIVGADATRIVLSGEVDADLGTELQEATAAAENAGLPIEVDAHHVTFMDSSGVAFLARLSIRSQHRVRLLRVPPTVRFLLEVTRIGELIDVVDEPDGREFQPVAPDTLLS, encoded by the coding sequence GTGCGCGACGGTAACAGCACGAGCGGGACCGAGCCCGCCCACCGGCCGGCCGACCCGGCACGTGGCGAGGGAGAACCGGGCGGCGTGCACGTCATCGTCGGGGCCGACGCCACGCGGATCGTCCTGTCCGGGGAGGTCGACGCCGACCTGGGCACAGAGCTGCAGGAGGCGACCGCCGCGGCGGAGAACGCCGGCCTGCCGATCGAGGTCGACGCCCATCACGTGACCTTCATGGACTCCTCCGGCGTGGCGTTCCTCGCCCGCCTGTCGATCCGCTCGCAGCACCGCGTCCGGCTGCTGCGCGTCCCGCCGACCGTGCGCTTCCTGCTGGAGGTGACGCGGATCGGCGAGCTCATCGACGTGGTCGACGAGCCCGACGGACG
- a CDS encoding MFS transporter, whose product MTTSTHAPRSTAAGAPSTAAGTAGTADATGAATPVPADAPAPVEPLGRRFGALLTVTGLANLGDGIVQMGAPLVALTLTRSPGQISLLAAATWLPWLLLGILGGVVIDRTDRRRAQAIALAGRAVLLGVGAALALTDRLSMPVLVVLVLVYGVTEVFADLAQTSLVPDLVPRSRLQAANGRVLATQQVLNTFVGSPLAGGLLALGTGWVLGVPAALAVAAVLVLLRGIPGRYRAERTEPTRASADVREGVRYVFHHPVLRPFVLGGGVMNMASTAYTAVFVLWVVGPGSRMEVAPTVYPLLAAVIAVGAVTGSLLTERLVRRLPELRVMYVCWLVVGPLFLAPVLAPNLPALVVVLFLVGATNTIGNTISMSLRQRVVPRALLGRTAGAGRTIGYGLMPVGALLGGLVAEQAGVGAVLVGAAVVSLLAALYPVLTVNRGTVVAAEAANA is encoded by the coding sequence ATGACGACCAGCACGCACGCGCCGCGCAGCACCGCCGCTGGCGCACCCTCGACCGCGGCGGGCACTGCCGGCACGGCGGACGCCACCGGCGCCGCCACGCCCGTGCCCGCCGACGCGCCCGCCCCCGTCGAGCCGCTCGGCCGGCGCTTCGGCGCGCTGCTCACGGTCACCGGCCTGGCGAACCTCGGCGACGGCATCGTCCAGATGGGCGCACCGCTGGTCGCGCTCACGCTGACCCGCTCCCCCGGGCAGATCTCCCTCCTCGCGGCGGCGACGTGGCTGCCCTGGCTGCTGCTGGGCATCCTCGGCGGCGTCGTGATCGACCGCACCGACCGCCGCCGGGCCCAGGCGATCGCGCTGGCCGGCCGCGCGGTGCTGCTGGGCGTCGGCGCCGCGCTCGCCCTGACGGACCGGCTGTCGATGCCCGTGCTCGTCGTGCTCGTGCTGGTCTACGGCGTGACCGAGGTGTTCGCGGACCTGGCGCAGACGTCGCTGGTGCCGGACCTGGTGCCGCGCAGCCGGCTCCAGGCGGCCAACGGTCGCGTGCTCGCGACGCAGCAGGTGCTCAACACCTTCGTCGGCAGCCCGCTCGCGGGCGGGCTCCTGGCGCTCGGCACCGGCTGGGTGCTCGGCGTGCCCGCCGCGCTCGCCGTCGCTGCGGTGCTGGTGCTCCTGCGCGGCATCCCGGGGCGCTACCGCGCGGAGCGGACCGAGCCCACGCGCGCCTCCGCCGACGTGCGCGAGGGCGTCCGGTACGTGTTCCACCACCCGGTGCTGCGCCCGTTCGTTCTCGGCGGCGGCGTGATGAACATGGCGAGCACCGCGTACACGGCCGTGTTCGTGCTGTGGGTCGTCGGCCCCGGGTCGCGCATGGAGGTCGCCCCGACCGTCTACCCGCTGCTCGCCGCGGTGATCGCCGTCGGCGCGGTGACCGGCTCGCTGCTGACCGAGCGCCTGGTCCGCCGGCTCCCGGAGCTGCGCGTGATGTACGTGTGCTGGCTCGTCGTCGGGCCGCTCTTCCTGGCGCCGGTCCTGGCGCCGAACCTGCCGGCGCTCGTCGTCGTGCTGTTCCTGGTCGGCGCCACGAACACGATCGGCAACACGATCTCGATGTCGCTGCGCCAGCGCGTGGTCCCGCGGGCGCTGCTCGGACGCACCGCGGGCGCCGGGCGGACCATCGGGTACGGCCTGATGCCGGTCGGTGCCCTGCTCGGCGGTCTCGTGGCCGAGCAGGCCGGGGTCGGCGCCGTGCTCGTCGGCGCCGCCGTGGTCTCGCTGCTCGCGGCGCTCTACCCGGTCCTGACGGTGAACCGCGGCACGGTCGTCGCCGCCGAGGCCGCGAACGCCTGA